Below is a genomic region from Burkholderia pyrrocinia.
TCGCGCCCGTCGTGATGATCCGCCGCGGCGACTGGAAGTACGTGCATTGCCCGGCCGATCCCGACCAGCTCTACAACCTCGCCGACGATCCGCACGAACTGACGAACCTCGCCGGCCTGCCGGAAGCCGCCGACGTGCTCGCGGCGTTCCGCACGCAAGCCGCGCAGCGCTGGAACCTGCCCGAACTCGACCGGCAGGTGCGCGCGAGCCAGCGACGCCGGCGCTTCCATTACGCGGCGACGACGCAGGGCCGCATCCACGCGTGGGACTGGCAGCCGTTCACCGACGCGAGCCAGCGTTACATGCGCAATCACATCGAACTCGACACGCTCGAGGCGATGGCGCGTTTTCCGCGTGTCGGGCGCTGAGCGTCCCGCATCGCGAACATAAACGAACGACGGAGGAAGCTGGCGATGGAACGGCAATGCAATGCAGCAATCCGGATCGGCGCGGCGCTCGCCGCGGCCGCCTGCCTGATGGTGGCGCAGGGCGCGCACGCGGCCGACCCGCAGACGTGCGGCGACGTGAAGATGGCGGCGCCCGGCTGGACCGACATCGACGCGACGAACGCGATGGCGGGCGTCGTGCTGAAGGCGCTCGGCTACCGGCAGGACGTGGCGAACCTGTCGGTGCCGATCACGTACCAGGGGCTCAAGAAAGGGCAGGTCGACGTGTTCCTCGGCAACTGGATGCCCGCGCAGGCGCCGCTCGTGAAGCCGTTCGTCGACGAGAAATCGATCGACGTGCTGCACGCGAACCTGAGCGGCGCGAAGTTCACGCTTGCGGTGCCCGACTATGTCGCGGCCGCGGGCGTGCATACGTTCGCCGATCTCGCGCGCTACGCAGACCGCTTCGGCGGCAAGATCTACGGGATCGAGCCCGGCGCGCCCGCGAACCAGAACATCAAGCGGATGCTGTCCGATCACGCGCTCGGCACGGCCAACTGGTCGCTCGTCGAATCGAGCGAGACGGGCATGCTCACGCAGGTCGAGCGCGCGGTGCGCGACAAGCGCTGGATCGTGTTCCTCGCGTGGGAGCCGCATCTGATGAACACGAAGTTCCATCTGACCTACCTGTCGGGCGGCGATGCGTATTTCGGCCCGAACTACGGCGGCGCGACGGTCAACACGGTCACGCGCGCCGGGTTTGCCGGCCAGTGCGCGAACCTTGCGCGGCTGTTCCGGCAGATGACGTTCTCCGTCGACGTCGAGAACCGGATGATCGCCGACATGCTCGACAACAAGACGTCGCCCGCGCTCGCGGCGCAGCACGCGCTGAAGACCGACCCGGCGCTGGTCGCCGGCTGGCTGGACGGCGTGACGACGGCCGCTGGCGCACCGGGCCTGCCGGCCGTGCGCGCGGCCCTCGACGGCCGCTGACCCCGCCTCCGGGCGGCCGGTTCTTGCCGTGCCGCCCGTCTACGTGTTTTCCCGACCAGTCGCATCGTGACCATTTGGTGTCGCCTTCAGACGGGTGACCCGAAATATGGGTTTGTATTTTTCGCCAATGGCTGCGTTATTGCGAAAAACGAAATGCCGAAGCCAGCGGGCGTATTGAATTCGAATCCGCCGGCGTATCGCGGCACGCGCCGGGACGAGGTTCTTTCCAACGAACGGTTCAGGGAGGGTGGTCGATAATGAAGCACACGAAAGTCGCCGTAGCCGCCGCGCTTGCATGCGCGGCCTGTATTCCCGCCATCGGGCACGCGCAAAGCAGTGTGACGCTGTACGGGATTCTCGACGCGGGCATCACGTATGTGAACAACACCGGCGGCTCGCACGTGGTCAAGTTCGACGACGGCGTTGCATACGGGAACCGCTTCGGCCTGAAGGGCACGGAAGACCTGGGCGGCGGCCTGAAGGCCGTGTTCACCCTCGAGAGCGGCTTCCGCCTCGGCAACGGGCAGCTCGGCTTCGGCGGCGCCGAGTTCGGCCGGCAGGCGTATGTCGGCCTGCAGAACGACTGGGGCACGCTGTCGTTCGGCAACCAGCTCGACATCACGAACGAACTCGTGTCGATCTACAACATCTCGGCGTGGGGCAGCGGCTATGCGATCCACCAGGGCGACTTCGACCGCTTCAACGGCGACCGCCTGCCGAATTCGGTGAAATTCCTGTCGAACGACCTCAGCGGCTTCAAGTTCGGCGCGATGTACTCGTTCGGCAACGTCGCGGGCAACTTCCATCGCAACAGCGCATGGAGCGCGGGCGCGAGCTTCACGAAGGGCGACTTCTCGATCGGCGCCGCGTACACGCGCCTGAACAACCCGAACGGCATCTATGCGTTCGACCCGTACGCGATGATCGGCACGCACACGTTCCTCGGCCAGCAGACCGTCACCGTCGATCCGGCGACCGGCGCGCGCACTGACCTGTTCGCGAACACGCCGATGAACGTCGACAGCCAGGGCACGTTCGGCATCGGCTCGAGCTACACGATCGGCAAGCTGACGCTCGACGCCAACTTCTCGTACACGACGATCAAGGGTTTCGGCCAGTCGTCGCACATGCAGGTGTATGAAGGCGGCGGCCTGTACCAGTTCACGCCGGCGCTGAGCCTGATTGCGGGCTACCAGCACACGCGCTTCGAAGGCCATCACTGGAACCAGGGAACGGCGGGCCTGCACTACCTGCTGTCGAAGCGCACCGACGTGTATATCTCCGGCGATTACCTGCGCGCGTCGCAAGGCGTCGATGCGGTGGTCGGCTACAGCTTCACGCCGTCGACGACGCAGACGCAGGCCGACGTGCGGATCGGGATGCGGCATTCGTTCTGAGCAAGGTGGTGTGGGGCGGCGACGTCTTCAGCGAGGTCTCTCTTTGGCGCGAACTTCGGTTCGCGCTTTTTTTTTGGGGGGGTCATCGCGGATTTCTGTGGGTG
It encodes:
- the choX gene encoding choline ABC transporter substrate-binding protein; amino-acid sequence: MERQCNAAIRIGAALAAAACLMVAQGAHAADPQTCGDVKMAAPGWTDIDATNAMAGVVLKALGYRQDVANLSVPITYQGLKKGQVDVFLGNWMPAQAPLVKPFVDEKSIDVLHANLSGAKFTLAVPDYVAAAGVHTFADLARYADRFGGKIYGIEPGAPANQNIKRMLSDHALGTANWSLVESSETGMLTQVERAVRDKRWIVFLAWEPHLMNTKFHLTYLSGGDAYFGPNYGGATVNTVTRAGFAGQCANLARLFRQMTFSVDVENRMIADMLDNKTSPALAAQHALKTDPALVAGWLDGVTTAAGAPGLPAVRAALDGR
- a CDS encoding porin, whose protein sequence is MKHTKVAVAAALACAACIPAIGHAQSSVTLYGILDAGITYVNNTGGSHVVKFDDGVAYGNRFGLKGTEDLGGGLKAVFTLESGFRLGNGQLGFGGAEFGRQAYVGLQNDWGTLSFGNQLDITNELVSIYNISAWGSGYAIHQGDFDRFNGDRLPNSVKFLSNDLSGFKFGAMYSFGNVAGNFHRNSAWSAGASFTKGDFSIGAAYTRLNNPNGIYAFDPYAMIGTHTFLGQQTVTVDPATGARTDLFANTPMNVDSQGTFGIGSSYTIGKLTLDANFSYTTIKGFGQSSHMQVYEGGGLYQFTPALSLIAGYQHTRFEGHHWNQGTAGLHYLLSKRTDVYISGDYLRASQGVDAVVGYSFTPSTTQTQADVRIGMRHSF